The following proteins are co-located in the Betaproteobacteria bacterium genome:
- a CDS encoding tripartite tricarboxylate transporter substrate binding protein, which translates to MDARISANLALALFCVFSPTQGAAQGYPGKPVRLVFPWPSGSAIDGLLRLMAQKLTERWGQQVVVDSRPGAAGNIGAEMVARAAPDGYTVLYVTPGVSTYPSLYRKPVYHPVKDFAPVSLVVITSFILVVHPSVPAGSVKELLALAKARPGVLNHASSGVGAGIHLAAELFKRMGGVNIVHVPYKGHAPALVDVISGQVDMMFSNGPAALPHVKAGKLRALAVTTSKRWPPLPEVPTMAEAAPPGFEITYWGGLAVPAGTPQAIIDRLRDEVVQALQLPEVRQSIVTQGFVAVGSTPQEFGAYIQAEVARWAEVIKAGGIRLD; encoded by the coding sequence ATGGACGCCCGTATATCGGCAAATCTTGCTTTGGCGTTGTTTTGTGTGTTCAGCCCGACGCAGGGCGCAGCCCAGGGTTATCCCGGTAAGCCGGTCCGCCTGGTCTTTCCGTGGCCCTCGGGCAGCGCGATAGACGGCTTGTTGCGCCTCATGGCACAGAAGCTGACCGAGCGTTGGGGCCAGCAGGTCGTGGTCGATTCCCGGCCCGGCGCCGCCGGGAACATTGGAGCGGAAATGGTCGCTCGCGCAGCGCCCGATGGCTATACCGTGCTCTATGTTACGCCCGGCGTTTCCACCTATCCGAGCCTGTACCGCAAGCCTGTCTACCACCCGGTGAAGGATTTCGCGCCGGTCAGCCTGGTGGTCATAACGTCATTCATCCTGGTGGTGCATCCGTCGGTGCCGGCGGGGTCGGTGAAGGAGCTTCTCGCATTGGCGAAAGCAAGGCCGGGCGTGCTCAATCACGCCTCCTCCGGGGTAGGTGCCGGGATCCACCTGGCCGCGGAGCTGTTCAAGCGTATGGGGGGCGTGAACATCGTTCACGTTCCGTACAAGGGGCATGCCCCCGCGCTGGTCGACGTGATCAGCGGACAGGTCGACATGATGTTCTCCAATGGGCCTGCCGCGCTGCCCCACGTCAAGGCAGGCAAGCTGCGGGCGCTGGCGGTCACGACATCGAAGCGCTGGCCGCCGCTGCCCGAGGTGCCTACGATGGCGGAGGCCGCACCGCCCGGGTTCGAGATCACCTATTGGGGCGGACTGGCGGTGCCGGCGGGCACGCCGCAGGCCATCATCGATAGGCTGCGCGACGAGGTCGTGCAGGCATTGCAGTTGCCGGAGGTGCGCCAGAGCATCGTCACGCAGGGATTCGTAGCCGTGGGCAGCACCCCGCAGGAGTTTGGGGCGTATATTCAGGCGGAGGTCGCCCGATGGGCCGAGGTCATCAAGGCAGGCGGCATCCGGCTGGACTGA